The DNA window GACCCCGCCACCCAGGTCATCCGCGTCGACGGCTCGCGCATTATCGCCGACCCCGACATCCTCACCGTCGTGCTGCACAAACCCGCCGGCGTGGTCACCACCATGGCCGACCCGGACGGGCGGCCCACCGTGGCCGATTTCGCCCGGCGCCACCTCCAGGCGCACGCCGGGGACATCGCCCACCCCGAACGCGTGCGCCTGGTGCACGTCGGGCGGCTCGACACCGACACCGAGGGCCTGCTGCTACTGTCCAACGACGGCGAACTCGCCCACCGGCTCATGCACCCCGGCTACGAGATCCCCAAGACCTACGTGGCGATCGTGACGGGGCGGGTCGAACCCTGGGCGGCGCGCAAACTCAGACGCGGCATCGAACTGGAAGACGGCCCCGCCCGGGCGGACCGCGTCACAATCAAGGACTCCGGCCCGGCCGGCTCCATTGTGGAGATCACCCTGCACTCGGGACGCAACCGGATCGTGCGCCGCATGCTTGACGCCGTGGGCCACCCCGTGACGCGCCTGGTGCGCACCGGCCTCGGGCCGCTGAGGATCGGCGGCCTGGGGCCGGGCCGCATGCGACGCCTGAGCGGCGAGGAGCTCGCCGCCCTCCAACGGGAGGTGGGGCTGTGAGCGCGCCGGCCGGCCCGCCCGGCGCCCCCGCCCGCGCCTCCACCGCCGGACCGGTCCTCGTCATCGGCACGGGGCTGCTGGGCACCTCCCTGGCCCTGGCGCTCACGGCCGCCGGCGTCGAGGTCCAACTGTCCGACACCTCGCCGACGTCCTTGGCCCTGGCCCGCGACATGGGCGCCGGCACCCCCCGCCGCCCCGGCCACGCCGCCCCGGGGCTCGTCGTCGTCGCCACGCCCCCCGACGTCGCCGCCGACGTCGTGCTGCGCGCCCTGGCCGACCACCCCGGGGCGGTCGTCACCGACGTCGCCTCCGTCAAGGACCGCGTGGCCGCCGAGGTGCGCGCTCGCGGGGGAGCGGCCGCGCGCCGCTACGTCGGCTCCCACCCCATGGCCGGGCGGGAGCGCAGTGGGGCGGCGGCCGCCGACTCCGACTTGTTCGCCGGCCGCCCCTGGGTGATCGTGGCCGACGGCGCCGAGCCGGCCGCCGAGGTGGCGGTACGCGACCTGGCCGTGGACGTGGGCGCCACCCCGGTGCGTATGGGCGCGGCCGAGCACGACGCCGCCGTCGCCGCCGTCAGCCACGTGCCCCAGCTCATCTCCTCCCTCCTGGCGGCGCGCCTGGAGGACCTGCCCGAGTCGGCCCTGGCCCTGGCGGGGCAGGGGCTGCGCGACACCACTCGCATCGCCGCCTCCGACCCGCGCCTGTGGGCGGCGATCGTCGTGGGCAACGCCGGTCCCGTGGCCGGGGTGCTGCGGCGGGTGCGCGAGGACCTCGACGCCCTCATTGCCGGCGTCGAGGCCGCCGTGGTCGACCCGGGCAGCCGGGAGTACGCGGCGCCCGGCGCGGCCGAGGCCATCGCGCCCGGCGCCGTCGGGGCGATCGCCGACGTCATGGGCCGGGGTAATGCGGGCCGGGCCCGCATCCCCGGCAAGCACGGCGGGGCGCCGCGCCGCTACGCCCAGGTGCAGGTGCTCGTGCCGGACTCGCCCGGCGAGCTCGGGCGCCTGTTCTCCGACGCCGGGGCCGCGGGCGTCAATATCGAGGACTTCTCCATGGAGCACTCGCCCGGGCAGAGCGCCGGCCTGGCCATGGTCTCGGTCCTGCCGGCCGCCGCCGCGCGCCTGGAGGCGGCCCTGGACGCGCGCGGCTGGCGGGTCGTGGTCGGCTGAGGGGCCGGGCCCCGGGGCCCGGGGCGCGCTACCCTGGGGGCGGACCCGCCGGGGGATGGCAGGGCCAATGAGGGGTGAGGAATGATGAACAGGTGCCCGAGTCGCGCCGCGGCGCTGGGCGGCGCGCTCATTGCGATCGCCGGGATCGCCGCACTGGCCGGGCTGGCCGCGTGCTCCCCGCCCGGGGGCGACGGGGGCAGCACCTCGCACACGGTCACCCAGTCACCGCAGGAGGTCGCCTCCTACTGGACGGA is part of the Actinomyces sp. oral taxon 414 genome and encodes:
- a CDS encoding pseudouridine synthase translates to MTHDRETVDLTGEEFYDEDDLEELDEPDETAGADAPAGARPGGGAKDPHVPGGERLHKVLAHAGVASRRACEGLIAAGRVSVDGVVVTDQGVRVDPATQVIRVDGSRIIADPDILTVVLHKPAGVVTTMADPDGRPTVADFARRHLQAHAGDIAHPERVRLVHVGRLDTDTEGLLLLSNDGELAHRLMHPGYEIPKTYVAIVTGRVEPWAARKLRRGIELEDGPARADRVTIKDSGPAGSIVEITLHSGRNRIVRRMLDAVGHPVTRLVRTGLGPLRIGGLGPGRMRRLSGEELAALQREVGL
- a CDS encoding prephenate dehydrogenase, which translates into the protein MSAPAGPPGAPARASTAGPVLVIGTGLLGTSLALALTAAGVEVQLSDTSPTSLALARDMGAGTPRRPGHAAPGLVVVATPPDVAADVVLRALADHPGAVVTDVASVKDRVAAEVRARGGAAARRYVGSHPMAGRERSGAAAADSDLFAGRPWVIVADGAEPAAEVAVRDLAVDVGATPVRMGAAEHDAAVAAVSHVPQLISSLLAARLEDLPESALALAGQGLRDTTRIAASDPRLWAAIVVGNAGPVAGVLRRVREDLDALIAGVEAAVVDPGSREYAAPGAAEAIAPGAVGAIADVMGRGNAGRARIPGKHGGAPRRYAQVQVLVPDSPGELGRLFSDAGAAGVNIEDFSMEHSPGQSAGLAMVSVLPAAAARLEAALDARGWRVVVG